Genomic segment of Siniperca chuatsi isolate FFG_IHB_CAS linkage group LG16, ASM2008510v1, whole genome shotgun sequence:
GTGTCTGGAGCCAGACCATCTGATAAGAGGCAATCTTCAATGCCATTAGGAATAATAAGAACAATTGCCAATAAAGTGACATTATTTTGAGTAAGCATTGTTGTTGGCCctacatttatatacaaaactTACTTTAGGAAGTAGGTGTGCAAGGCATGGGTGCTGGTAAAATGTGAGAATATCTTCTTTGGAGTTCCAACgtgttcaatattaaaaatataaataagaaaTGATGAAGTAAATAATTGTGTGAATTGATatagacaaaatatataataaaaccatagaattgtgaaataatccaacacattttttaacatgGTTGTTGCTTTGCAGACAGCATAACTGGCTCTGCCCTGTTTGTCTTGATTGACAGATAACGGCTTTGTGATGAAAAGTggtattatgaaataaaaggcCCATTGGGGAAAATGTTATGAAATCAAAAGAACTtggaaaaaggacattttgaaataaaaactgctggactgaaataaaaatgatctgCAATAAACtgttattgtgaaaaaaaagacaatggaataacatttcataataatgagttttaaaatgtactgGATTATTTCACTATTTCGtgattatattaaatattttgtgtctATTAAttcatatgatttttttatttcataatgtgtttatttaatataGACCACTGTGGGTCTCCATTAATATGCAACATCAGACTCATTGTGCAACCTGGtctaagtaaaaacaaaaaacaaacatttagtgAACTCAGTGCaaatagaagataaaaataaaatagtgaaagGATACTTCCCTCAGATCTAACCATTGCAGGTGCGAGTATAGTCAATGGTGAACTTGACAAAAAATCAGCCACAAAAATCTGATGATCCAACTTAAAATCCTGCTGCAGTGgagcaaaacatttaaaggcCTTTTTATGGTGCTCTAGGCTATTTTGGATTTAGGAACCTCCAGAATGAGACACTCCTGAGATATAGGAAAGCAGCGAGTTTGCCTTTACTGCAGAAGAGACGCAAGATGTATGGGCTGTTTTCCTATACTGGCTTTATGAATATATAGTCAGAGTGCAGGCCTCTTCTGACTGACGGTGATAAGGCTAACATAAACAGCACAACAACCATAGCCATAATAGAAACCCAGCTGACGTGGGTTTGTTTTGCTCCACCTGAAAGGGGAGGGGCGTTCAAACTGACGTCACACTAGCCCCCCCCCTCTCCGCCTCACCGTCTAGTCCAGTGTCTAGAAGCCGAAAACAGAGCACCATCGAGGGGTCTAACTGGCTGTCAACCGAGCTCCTACGGCAGTCATGGCGGCGCCGTTAGCCCACTTCGATGAGGACTGGCAGGAGTTTAACGAATTCAAGTCGTCCTCGGCGTCGGCAGACCAGCTGGACCAGCTGAACTCAAATGTGGGCGATTCGTCGTCAGGCCTAGACGATTTTTCAGACCTGGACAACAGTTTCTCCGGGGAGATCTGCAGCTTCAAATCCATGGAGGACCTCGTCCATGACTTCGACGAGAAGCTGACAGTGTGTTTCCGAAACTACAACACCACGACGGAAAACATAGCCCCCGTTAAACCTATCACAGAGGATAATTACTTGAAAGACGACGAGTGAGTGTGAATTTTATGCCGGTTTTGTTTACGCTAACTTTTACGTTAATctcttagctagctagccacttTAGCCTCACCAGGCTAGCCTAACATTGATGTTACCCAGTGAAGAAATATTAGCTTAGCTGCAATCAGTGTCGACCAAAGTTTATCCAGCTAGTGCATGTTTGCGAAACGAGAATACACTTTGTGTCGTTTTATAACACAATGTGTTCCACCTGTTTCACTATTTGACTGGAGAAGCATCATTACGATACATTGttacaaatgacaaatacaatacattaacATATTTTGACTGTTTGGTCCTTATAGGGATGGAAAGTTTGTATTCTTCTACGTTAGTGatgttgcttgtgtgtgtgtgtgtgtgtggagagaggagggatCGTGCCACGTTACCAATACTTGATTTCATGCtagattgatttattttagcTATTAAACCACTGATCTATAAAGTGTATATTGAGATTAAATGATTGACTGTTGACCCCTGCCACTTGCCctttattctgtatttaaatTACCTTGATCATATGAGACAAAACATTTAGGACTTTTGACTTGACTTTTAGGAACCCTACCATCCCCTCTTACTGCAAACAGACACAATATGTCATGTTTCATACATGTAACCGTTTCTTTCTAAAAGGTTACACTGTCAAGCATCTGTTCTTACCACCTTGACAGCCCTTGTTCTCTCAGTCGAAGGTCCTCAGCAGTTGTCTCATAGACACTCAAATGTCACAACTACACATTTACGTGACAACATACTATTACTTCCCGGCAGCTAGTCACATCAATCCCACACTACAGAGCTGTGAAGACTGCATTTATCACCCTCCTCTTGCCTTCTGCCTTCTTCTTCTGCATGTAGCATTGCAACACTGTTTGATCTAATCACATGTATTTATGTAAGCTTCCCCGTTTTTTACCAAAAAGGAACTTAGTCATGCTTGCACATGTCCAAAGTGTTGCTGTACTAATCTTGGACCCAACTGAACTAGGACTTGAATATTACATTTGGGACTCCATCCACCCAAGACAATGTTGCGCTATATTATCACAAGATCATGTAATTGGTTAACAATAGTTAGCTGTATGTGGACATAgacaataaaaatgtactgtactgatGACGACTGCCATCTTGTATTGACAGCTTTGTCTACATAACCTTTACATTGACTGGGGTGAAACGTAGTGCAGAGTGTACAATTTTTGAAAGCATAGTGATGGCAGAAGCCACCTAAAATGTCAGCCGTCATCAGCATAACccacaatttaaaaagcaatggtttagggctgtaactaatttttattttttttctggctATACGGCAGCAACatttagtcgattaattgattagtcgatcagcAGGAAATTAATATGActaactattttcataattaattgtttcagtcatttatctAGCATCATCTTGGACATTGCAATGTCCATTTTTTTCACTATtcatagaccaaatgattaattaattaagcaAGATTtgatcagcagattaatctataatgaaaatagtcatcAGTTGCAGCACTAATTGGATaacctgctgattattttctcgattaatggattaattgtaaatttgtctctaaaatgttaaatggaaatcacaatttcctaatGTCCAAGGTCTTCAAGATGCTttttttgttcaaccaacagtcgaaaaaccaaaagatattcagtttactgtcacatttgACAAAGAAAGCACCACATTTTCACATCTGGAACTAGTGCATGTtgggtatttttgcttgaaaaatgattttaacaacCAGTCcttttatcaaaattattaccaaataatttaatgtcaatcaactaatcgtttcagctgtgcAATGGGTTGAGCTAGCTAGTGTATTAATATcatgctaactaactaacaTTGAAGCTAATATTCCGCGAGAACTGATGACTTGTGACTAGACTCGAACATGTCCTTGGAGCTTGGACATTTTGTAACTTAACTGCAACtttcccacacacatacacactgacagcCATAAATACAGTACTGGAGAGCTTTTCACAGCAAAGAGTAGTAACAGTCTTGCAGTTAATGGTGCTCTAAATGTTTAGGGAATGAAGGAAGACAGGGAAAGAAGTATCTATGGTTCTTGTAGgtaaagaaacagaagaaggagGGAGCAGAATAATTGGACAGCACCAGGCTCAGTGAGAGTCTTTTCTGGATGACTGCACTTTGCAGGACGTGCCTAGGCGCTTAACAAGTTCTCCAGCAAAACCTTGGCTGAGACGAACAATGGGGATGGCAGGGAGGAAATGTGTGTGGGTTTCGGTGAGATTGGAGaaagcaaaatgtgtttgtgttaactCCAAGTCGTGCATGTGGATTATATGTGTGCCCATGTGTGCAAGATAAAACAGCATCCGCATAAATATATTCAAGCAAGTGATTCAGACAAATTGGCACAGTGTTGAAGTAGAAACAAGAAAATTGGTCCCTTGAAATCTAGACTGGCCTcgtttttaaatgtgaatgcTGTCAGTGAAACTGAAGCTAATTGTGTATTTTGGCATGCACACACGTGCCAGAGACAGTGTCTTTGCTTGaggcacaaaaaatatttcctgACAGCCTTTGCCCTATTTAGAACAACCCCTCAGCCCCTCACTCCCCAAGCTGTGCATGAGCACTTCAGGGAGAAACATGCGAGTTacataaactgtgtgtgtgtgtgtgtgtgtgtgtgtgtgtgtgtgtgtgtgtgtgtgtgagagagacagagaacgAGAGAGGGTATGACGATGCAGATCCACTCTGACACATGGGTTCACAGCATCCATCCTCACTCTGCTCGCAGCAGTCAAGGCcaggaataaaaacacagtgtcTTGCATGTGCACTTGAATTTTAATATTCTGTCATAGTGTTTGGAAACATGCATAATGCCTAcaatagttttagttttgtttccAATGGGGACCACATGAAGGGTCAGTTTTACTTAGTATTTATAAAATTGCACTTAACCTTTAATAATATTATGTGTGCAGCTTTACAAATACTGGATGTTTTAGTCAATAAACAACATTTGCtgaaaaatatttcagatttttttttttcaaattaaatgtatatatacttGCACATATTTTGCAATGATCCCTCAAATCTGGTAACcagtacaatttttaaaaaggtgatgGATTTCACAGTTGAACAGTGAACTTGTTTGTGTCCGCGCCACCATCTGCTCGGCTGTGATGTGCTCTCTGCCAACTTGCATGCGGCAGAGAattgtaaacattcaacagtctGTTGGTCTAATgatgacactgtttctaaatcaGCCAATATTATCAGCAGACTTGGAAAAGACTCTAATGATCTAAACACACAGTTCTTAAATTGTGAGTTTGCAGACATTAATTCCATATGCGCCACCAAAAAGTTGGCGGACCTCTGCTTTAAGGTTGCACTACCGTACATGCGTCGATGTTTCTCACCAGGGAATGGTTACTGGGGATAAATGACGTGATCAAGGAGCTGTTGAATTCATCAGTGGTTGTCAGGAACACAGTGAGGTGGTGAGGGGGTGGTCAGACAGCAGGACATACTGTAACGCTGCCAAGTAATGCTGTGTCACAGtaaaaagagaaggaaacagGGTTTGTCTTATCTACTGTGAGTTAAAAACTCTTCACTCATCTTCTGTCCTTTACTCACAACTGTATTCTGCttctcatattattatattattctcCAAACCTAATTAAATCATGAACCCCTCTTGCTTTCCTCCAGGGTGTGGAACGCTCTGACAGATAATTATGGCAACGTGATGGCTGTGGACTGGAAGACATCGCACACTCGCTCCCTACACCTGCCCACCCTCAACCTCACTGAGCTTCAGGtaccacagaaacacacacacacacagtagttgGTCTAGTgtaatatttcaaacacacagtaaacacaatGTCACCTGTGCGTTCATAATTCTGCACTGTTTTTGAAATGTCACCTTGCAGGAGAAGAGCCCAGACACAAATGTCAGCAGTTTGCTCCCTTGCCTTCAATCTGCTTAAACACCTGTTTGTTGTCTCATCCaagatgtctctctctctttctttctctccctcttaaATTTATCCCGTCCCTCCGCCCGATGGACAGAAGATGGATAACCAGTCTCTGGACCTGTCAGACGACGAGGAGCTGAGGGAGCAGATGGACATGCACTCGATCATCGTCTCCTGCATCAACGATGAGCCGCTCTTCACGGCTGAGCAGGTAACCTTTCACACTCACAGCAGTATGTGTTGCTTTCACTTGGTTGTTTTGGAACCTCTCATTTGGTCAACTCTtatcaataaatgtaaatgcagtggTAATGTTAATATAGCACAGTTTACATCAGTGTTTTTCACAGAATTTTAGGATGTTTAAGGGCCGAAAGCTTTTTAGGCAAGTAGAAGTTATCAAATGTCTGCATTGCAAATTCCATGTTTTACTGGAAGCTACTTTGTTTCCTGTTGTCGGGGCCTGtcattgttttctgtatgtaacagtgtttagcatttagcacgTCATTATGTTGAGAGCATGTTCAGTTCGTtatttttttggcttcatgcatacactcacaaatacacacaaatgtcaggTTCTAAGATATTTTGTCCTAGGAAGCTTTTATAAATCTTATGATCTAAAATAGTTTTGTGAGGGGCAAACTACAAACAGACTAAGCAAAGTAGAACCAAAATAGCAACCTGGGAAAATGAATTTATTATTCCCTGAAACAAATAACTATGTTTGCTGGTTAGATTTCAGTTTTACTCGAAACTGTTGTATCTATAAACATCTAATAATGTAGCAACTCACAACAGACTCTTGTGCTCAAGTGCCACACATACATTTGGTTCGACTGCATCTGTCCCTGATATTGTTTGTATCGTTTTTACACAAACATCAGCTGTCATGCAGGTCAGACTGGAAACAACCTTAATCTTGTGTCACAGCAGCCGCAGTGATCTGCCATACTgctctgttttttgttaaaactgaacAATAAGACATCGCCTTTGATCTTTACATTAACGTGGAACACTGGCAGGGGAGCCAGTAGCTTAGCAGACACCAaaggtaaataatattatacaaGAAAACACTGTTTCATGCTGTTAAAATTCACATGTAAACTGCAATACCAGCTGGAAAATGACAAACCTCCCTCCTCTTTATACacaaaatgaacacagaaatgtgtgtttgtttgttttaggtgATAGAGGAGATAGAGGAGATGATGCAGGAGTCTCCAGACCCAGAGGATGATGAGAGTCCCTCACAGTCCGACCTGTCCATGCTCTCTCAGGACCTCCACGCCCTGAAACGCTCCGGCTCCAACACCAGCTACGAGGACCGTGAGTACCGCTGTGGTCGGGGTACATTTACAAGAAGAGAATGGATAACGTAAAGCTTTTAATGTCGCTGCACTCACCCGCTTGTGAGGCAGCAGTGCTTTTTAACACTCTACTGCCATTTGACAGTTATCTAAATCACTTAATGAAGTGTAATAGGTTGTGCAGTCTGCCACATGAAGTAagagctacacacacatgcacacattcttaTGTAATGTGTAACAAATGCAAACAGACAGCAATTACGTTGTTCCTACACATTATATAATCAACAGCATATATTTGGCTTGAACACAGTTTCTAACGCTGGTGTAGACTGAGCATTTGCACCCAGTTTGCCTGAAGGCTATAGATTCAGTTTCAGATATCTGCATATAttaagtacagtatgtagtgtgttTAACATACTGAACAGCTTTGAGTGTGTGCACAGTATTGACACAGAACTGTAACCAGAACATTCGGATGCACCTTAATGTAATGTctttaccattaccattatgATCTTATTTACCGTGTATTATGATCTTATTTACCGTgcattttacatgtattttagaGTTACAAACGTCAAAGAAAgcttttgtgtacttttataACACAAGATTGGGTCTGGACGCTAATATTTAGCTGTGAATGGATAatacatttctgtctctttttaaaaGGAGATTTTCACATGTACATTAAGTGTCTTTATCTCCCATGTGATATTTAACTGATGGTAGTACGCTACGTAACAGTGATCATGAATATTCAACATTATAAAATTGTGTCCCATTCAGAGTAACTTGGCTCCCAAAGTCAAAATGAGTTAAGCCACCATCCTCTCACGCTGAATACTAATCAACTTTACCATGCTTTCACTCAAACCCATACACACAATAAGTACATGAATATACCATACGTCACTTTACTTCTTCCTAATCTATCTACACGCCATCCTCAGGGCTGCGTCAGCTGTCTGTGTCTGAGCTAACCGAGACtctggaggaagtggagacggcCATTCGCCGCTTCAGCGAGGAGCTGATCCAGGCTCTGGCCCTGCGAGACGAACTGGACTATGAAAAGGAGGTACTtagttttttgggggagtttttatttttgattttagaaaTTTGATTTGAAGAA
This window contains:
- the fez2b gene encoding fasciculation and elongation protein zeta-2 isoform X3 — encoded protein: MAAPLAHFDEDWQEFNEFKSSSASADQLDQLNSNVGDSSSGLDDFSDLDNSFSGEICSFKSMEDLVHDFDEKLTVCFRNYNTTTENIAPVKPITEDNYLKDDEVWNALTDNYGNVMAVDWKTSHTRSLHLPTLNLTELQKMDNQSLDLSDDEELREQMDMHSIIVSCINDEPLFTAEQVIEEIEEMMQESPDPEDDESPSQSDLSMLSQDLHALKRSGSNTSYEDRLRQLSVSELTETLEEVETAIRRFSEELIQALALRDELDYEKEVKNSFISLLIDVQNRQKEHRELLRKKKKIRSTTTTGPNGQRTASTHIPGTYLTTVIPYEKKAGSPSVEDLQILTKILHAMRDDSEKVPALLTDYILKVLCPT
- the fez2b gene encoding fasciculation and elongation protein zeta-2 isoform X2, yielding MAAPLAHFDEDWQEFNEFKSSSASADQLDQLNSNVGDSSSGLDDFSDLDNSFSGEICSFKSMEDLVHDFDEKLTVCFRNYNTTTENIAPVKPITEDNYLKDDEVWNALTDNYGNVMAVDWKTSHTRSLHLPTLNLTELQKMDNQSLDLSDDEELREQMDMHSIIVSCINDEPLFTAEQVIEEIEEMMQESPDPEDDESPSQSDLSMLSQDLHALKRSGSNTSYEDRLRQLSVSELTETLEEVETAIRRFSEELIQALALRDELDYEKEVKNSFISLLIDVQNRQKEHRELLRKKKKIRSTTTTGPNGQRTASTHIPGTLLTLEGLSNVIQNGLRQTFGNTGGDKQYLTTVIPYEKKAGSPSVEDLQILTKILHAMRDDSEKVPALLTDYILKALV
- the fez2b gene encoding fasciculation and elongation protein zeta-2 isoform X1 — its product is MAAPLAHFDEDWQEFNEFKSSSASADQLDQLNSNVGDSSSGLDDFSDLDNSFSGEICSFKSMEDLVHDFDEKLTVCFRNYNTTTENIAPVKPITEDNYLKDDEVWNALTDNYGNVMAVDWKTSHTRSLHLPTLNLTELQKMDNQSLDLSDDEELREQMDMHSIIVSCINDEPLFTAEQVIEEIEEMMQESPDPEDDESPSQSDLSMLSQDLHALKRSGSNTSYEDRLRQLSVSELTETLEEVETAIRRFSEELIQALALRDELDYEKEVKNSFISLLIDVQNRQKEHRELLRKKKKIRSTTTTGPNGQRTASTHIPGTLLTLEGLSNVIQNGLRQTFGNTGGDKQYLTTVIPYEKKAGSPSVEDLQILTKILHAMRDDSEKVPALLTDYILKVLCPT